From Micropterus dolomieu isolate WLL.071019.BEF.003 ecotype Adirondacks unplaced genomic scaffold, ASM2129224v1 contig_14466, whole genome shotgun sequence, a single genomic window includes:
- the LOC123966871 gene encoding olfactory receptor 10J4-like: MINSTQVSDFALDAYFDTGLFKYLYFIFIVSLYVIIICVNLLLIVVICLNRSLHEPMYLFLCSLFVNELYGSTGLFPFLLLQILSDIHTVSAPFCFLQIFCVYTYGGVEFTNLAVISYDRYLAICCPLQYNAHMTSNKVAMLIAVIWLPPLFGVFVTISFSSSLQLCGNIINQVYCDNYSIIQLACYDTSVNNVYELIAFSLIVFAPMSVIFYTYMRILKVCFSGSKQTRQKAVSTCTPHLASLLNFAFGSCFLILQSRFNMNSVPHMMRIFLSLYFFTCQPLFNPLIYGLNMSKIRIICKSLILCSVR, translated from the coding sequence ATGATAAACTCTACACAGGTTTCTGATTTTGCACTTGATGCCTACTTTGACACCGGGCTTTTTAAATacttatatttcatttttattgtgtCTTTATATGTGATAATTATTTGCGTAAATCTTCTGCTCATTGTGGTTATCTGTCTGAACAGAAGCTTACATGAACCTATGTACCTTTTTCTGTGCAGCCTGTTTGTAAATGAGCTGTATGGTAGTACAGGGTTGTTTCCATTCCTTCTGCTTCAGATTCTCtctgacattcacactgtttctgctcccttttgtttcctgcagattttctgtgtgtatacATATGGAGGCGTAGAATTTACCAACTTAGCTGTCATTTCTTATGACAGATACCTTGCTATCTGCTGTCCTCTACAGTATAATGCACATATGACATCAAATAAGGTTGCCATGCTTATTGCTGTTATATGGTTACCTCctttatttggtgtttttgtgaCAATATCCTTCAGTTCCTCTTTACAGCTGTGTGGGAACATCATTAATCAAGTCTACTGTGACAACTACTCTATCATACAGCTGGCTTGCTATGACACCAGTGTGAATAATGTCTATGAACTCATTGCTTTTTCTCTCATAGTCTTTGCTCCGATGTCTGTAATCTTTTACACGTACATGAGGATtcttaaagtttgtttttctggttctAAACAGACCAGACAAAAAGCTGTCAGTACCTGCACTCCTCACCTTGCTTCTCTGCTCAACTTTGCTTTTGGCTCTTGCTTTCTAATATTGCAGAGCAGGTTTAACATGAACAGTGTACCTCACATGATGCgaatatttttatcattgtatttttttacatgCCAACCGCTCTTTAACCCTTTAATATACGGCCTCAATATGTCCAAAATACGCATTATATGCAAAAGTCTGATTTTATGTTCTGTTAGATAG